In Ailuropoda melanoleuca isolate Jingjing chromosome X, ASM200744v2, whole genome shotgun sequence, a single genomic region encodes these proteins:
- the CNGA2 gene encoding cyclic nucleotide-gated olfactory channel translates to MTEKSNGVKSSPANNHNHHAPPAIKANGKDDHRSSSRPQSAVDDDTSSELQRLAEMDAPQRGRGGFRRIVRLVGIIRDWANKNFREEEPRPDSFLERFRGPELQTVTTQQGDGKGDKDGEGKGTKKKFELFVLDPAGDWYYRWLFVIAMPVLYNWCLLVARACFSDLQKGYYLVWLVLDYFSDVVYIIDLFIRLRTGFLEQGLLVKDPKKLRDNYIHTLQFKLDVASIIPTDLIYFAVGIHSPELRFNRLLHFARMFEFFDRTETRTSYPNIFRISNLVLYILVIIHWNACIYYAISKSIGFGVDTWVYPNITDPEYGYLAREYIYCLYWSTLTLTTIGETPPPVKDEEYLFVIFDFLIGVLIFATIVGNVGSMISNMNATRAEFQAKIDAVKHYMQFRKVSKEMEAKVIKWFDYLWTNKKSVDEREVLKNLPAKLRAEIAINVHLSTLKKVRIFQDCEAGLLVELVLKLRPQVFSPGDYICRKGDIGKEMYIIKEGKLAVVADDGVTQYALLSAGSCFGEISILNIKGSKMGNRRTANIRSLGYSDLFCLSKDDLMEAVTEYPDAKKVLEERGREILMKEGLLDENEVAASMEVDVQEKLEQLETNMETLYTRFGRLLAEYTGAQQKLKQRITVLETKMKQNNEDDYLSDGMNSPEPAAADEP, encoded by the exons ATGACAGAAAAATCCAATGGTGTGAAGAGTTCCCCAGCCAATAACCACAACCACCACGCACCTCCTGCCATCAAGGCCAATGGCAAAGATGACCACAGGAGCAGCAGCAG GCCACAGTCCGCAGTCGATGATGACACCTCCTCAGAACTGCAGAGGCTGGCGGAGATGGATGCCCCCCAGCGGGGGAGGGGTGGCTTCCGCAG GATTGTCCGCCTGGTGGGGATCATCAGAGACTGGGCCAACAAGAATTTCCGTGAGGAGGAACCTCGACCTGACTCATTCCTGGAGCGATTCCGTGGGCCTGAGCTCCAGACCGTGACAACACAGCAAGGGGATGGCAAAGGCGACAAGGACGGCGAGGGCAAGGGCACCAA GAAGAAATTTGAACTATTTGTCTTGGATCCAGCTGGGGACTGGTACTATCGCTGGCTATTTGTCATTGCTATGCCTGTCCTCTACAACTGGTGTCTGCTGGTGGCCAG AGCCTGCTTCAGTGACCTACAGAAAGGCTACTACTTAGTGTGGCTGGTGCTGGACTACTTCTCAGATGTAGTGTATATCATAGACCTCTTCATCCGGCTGCGCACAG GTTTTCTGGAGCAGGGGTTGCTGGTCAAAGATCCTAAGAAGTTGCGGGACAACTATATCCACACCTTGCAGTTCAAGCTGGATGTGGCTTCTATCATTCCCACGGACCTGATCTATTTTGCTGTGGGCATCCACAGCCCTGAGCTGCGCTTTAACCGCCTGCTACACTTCGCCCGCATGTTTGAATTCTTTGACCGTACTGAGACACGCACCAGCTACCCCAACATCTTCAGAATCAGCAACCTGGTCCTCTACATCTTGGTCATCATTCACTGGAATGCCTGCATTTACTATGCCATCTCCAAGTCCATTGGCTTTGGGGTTGATACCTGGGTTTATCCCAACATCACTGACCCTGAGTATGGCTACCTGGCTAGGGAATACATCTACTGCCTTTACTGGTCTACCCTGACACTCACCACCATTGGGGAGACACCACCCCCTGTAAAGGATGAAGAGTACTTATTTGTCATCTTTGACTTCCTGATTGGTGTCCTCATCTTTGCCACCATTGTGGGAAATGTGGGCTCCATGATCTCCAACATGAATGCCACCCGGGCTGAATTCCAGGCCAAGATTGATGCTGTCAAACATTACATGCAGTTCCGAAAGGTCAGCAAGGAGATGGAAGCCAAGGTCATTAAATGGTTTGACTACCTGTGGACCAATAAAAAGAGTGTAGATGAGCGGGAAGTTCTCAAGAACTTGCCAGCCAAGCTGAGGGCTGAGATAGCCATCAATGTACATCTGTCCACACTCAAAAAAGTGCGCATCTTCCAGGATTGTGAAGCTGGCCTGCTGGTGGAGCTGGTATTGAAGCTCCGTCCTCAGGTCTTCAGCCCTGGAGATTACATTTGCCGCAAGGGGGATATTGGCAAGGAAATGTACATAATCAAGGAAGGCAAATTGGCAGTAGTGGCTGATGATGGTGTTACTCAATATGCCCTGCTCTCGGCTGGGAGTTGCTTTGGAGAGATCAGTATCCTTAACATTAAGGGCAGCAAAATGGGCAATAGACGCACAGCCAATATCCGTAGCCTTGGTTACTCAGATCTGTTTTGCTTGTCCAAGGATGATCTTATGGAAGCTGTGACTGAGTACCCCGATGCCAAGAAGGTCTTGGAGGAGAGGGGCCGGGAGATCCTGATGAAGGAGGGGCTGCTGGATGAGAATGAGGTGGCAGCCAGCATGGAAGTAGATGTGCAGGAGAAGCTAGAGCAGCTGGAGACCAACATGGAGACCTTGTACACTCGCTTCGGCCGCCTGCTGGCCGAGTACACAGGAGCCCAGCAGAAACTCAAGCAGCGCATTACAGTTCTGGAAACCAAGATGAAGCAGAACAATGAGGATGATTACCTGTCAGATGGGATGAACAGCCCTGAGCCAGCTGCTGCTGATGAGCCGTAA
- the FATE1 gene encoding fetal and adult testis-expressed transcript protein codes for MAGGLPSIKEEMEASMAEELGPGSYRQGQEHPVIAEMMEHGSQSLGASQRRQRLDTKAAGSAASQLIWNITAALPKKVGPQVPIPRMLREQGHGDAHPREYPSGFQNMRFHYERNPEADMVAEIGLEELNGLEMEVMRRQLQVITSRLRALEDQGATWRHRDALIFTVLVSACVANLWLWMRQ; via the exons ATGGCAGGAGGTCTGCCTAGCATCAAGGAGGAGATGGAAGCATCCATGGCTGAAGAGCTGGGTCCTGGAAGCTACAGGCAAGGCCAAGAGCATCCGGTGATAGCAG AAATGATGGAGCATGGATCCCAGTCCTTGGGTGCCTCTCAGCGGCGTCAAAGGTTGGATACAAAGGCTGCTGGCTCTGCTGCAAGTCAACTGATTTGGAATATAACTGCTGCCCTGCCCAAGAAAGTG GGACCCCAGGTGCCAATACCCAGAATGTTGAGAGAACAAGGCCATGGTGATGCGCACCCCCGGGAGTATCCTAGTGGCTTCCAAAACATGAGATTCCATTATGAGCG CAACCCAGAGGCAGATATGGTGGCAGAGATTGGCCTGGAAGAGCTAAATGGACTGGAGATGGAAGTCATGAGAAGACAG CTGCAAGTGATCACCAGCCGGCTGCGAGCCCTGGAGGACCAGGGTGCCACCTGGCGCCACAGGGATGCTCTGATCTTCACCGTGCTGGTGTCGGCCTGCGTGGCCAACCTGTGGCTGTGGATGCGCCAGTGA